The following coding sequences lie in one Populus nigra chromosome 15, ddPopNigr1.1, whole genome shotgun sequence genomic window:
- the LOC133674384 gene encoding glutathione hydrolase 3 isoform X2, with protein sequence MGRQSTVAPLLGTDVSSTNYHIYGKKNWSRKALCFFLASVTIITTVGLLTFGAHFTCWVLRGGKNYSERIEVNNAEIVESEQGVVAADDARCSEIGASMLRQGGHAVDAAVSTALCVGVVNPVGSGIGGGAFMIVRSSSTSKTQAYDMRETAPGAASQNMYANNLNNKYSGALSMGVPGEIAGLHEAWLQHGRLNWRTLFQPAIKLARDGFVVAPYLASSIAKCAEKIMNDPGLQQVFAPNGRLLQAGDKCTNLELAQSLEAVAEQGPQAFYNGTVGEKFVKDVRDAGGILTMEDLKNYKVDIMDALAANVTGYTIYGMPPPSSGTLGMSLVLNILNSYGSSKAAEGNLGLHRLIEAMKHMFAVRMNLGDPAFINTAKYMSEMLSQSYADKIQKMIVDNTTFPPEYYMNMERWSQLRDHGTSHFCIVDAERNAVSMTTTINYGFGAGVLSPSTGILLNNEMGDFSAPTEITPDMLPPAPANFIEPNKRPLSSMTPIIVTKDNQLAGVMGGSGGLFIIPAVIQVFLNHFVMRMEPLTAVESPRVYHKLIPNTVLYENWTVIDGKHIELAGDRKAFLEERGHQLLAQAGGAIVQLVVQTLQSPIHVDRENSRDSVNAQILHGTLTAVSDLRKDGRPAAI encoded by the exons ATGGGGCGACAGAGCACCGTAGCTCCGCTCTTGGGCACTGATGTCTcatcaacaaattatcatatttATGGCAAGAAGAATTGGAGTCGCAAAGCTTTGTGCTTCTTTCTTGCCTCCGTAACCATTATTACAA CTGTAGGCCTGCTAACTTTTGGAGCCCACTTCACTTGTTGGGTACTGAGAGGAGGAAAAAACTACAGTGAGAGGATTGAAGTTAACAATGCTGAGATTGTCGAGTCAGAACAAGGTGTTGTTGCTGCTGATGATGCTCGGTGTTCTGAAATCGGTGCATCAATGCTTAGACAAGGTGGGCATGCTGTTGATGCTGCAGTGTCAACTGCTTTGTGCGTTGGTGTTGTTAATCCAGTGGGAAGTGGAATAGGAGGTGGAGCTTTCATGATTGTCAGGTCTTCATCTACTTCTAAAACTCAAGCTTATGACATGAGAGAAACTGCTCCCGGGGCTGCTTCACAG AATATGTATGCAAACAACTTGAATAACAAGTATTCAGGTGCCCTGTCCATGGGAGTTCCCGGTGAGATTGCTGGCCTCCATGAAGCTTGGCTGCAACATGGGCGTTTGAATTGGAGGACTCTATTCCAACCTGCCATAAAACTTGCCAGGGATGGTTTTGTTGTTGCTCCCTATCTTGCATCTTCCATTGCTAAATGTGccgaaaaaatcatgaatgatCCTGGGTTGCAGCAAGTGTTCGCTCCGAATGGGAGGTTGTTACAAGCTGGTGATAAATGCACTAATCTGGAGCTAGCCCAAAGCCTGGAAGCAGTCGCAGAACAAGGCCCACAAGCCTTTTATAATGGCACTGTCGGCGAGAAATTTGTAAAAGATGTCAGAGATGCTGGTGGGATTCTAACGATGGAAGATCTAAAGAATTACAAGGTGGATATAATGGATGCCTTAGCTGCTAACGTTACGGGCTACACTATATATGGAATGCCACCACCTTCAAGTGGAACACTTGGAATGTCTCTG GTCTTAAACATCCTAAATAGTTATGGAAGTTCTAAAGCTGCAGAGGGAAATCTTGGTCTTCATCGCTTGATTGAAGCGATGAAGCACATGTTTGCCGTTCGAATGAACTTGGGGGACCCTGCTTTCATAAACACAGCCAAATATATGTCTGAAATGCTTTCCCAATCTTACGCTGATAAAATACAGAAAATGATAGTGGACAATACCACATTCCCTCCAGAATATTACATGAATATGGAAAG GTGGAGTCAGCTTAGAGATCATGGAACCAGCCACTTTTGCATTGTGGATGCAGAGCGAAATGCTGTATCaatgacaacaacaataaattatGGTTTTGGAGCTGGAGTTCTCTCGCCCTCTACTGGAATTTTGCTCAACAATGAGATGGGTGATTTCTCAGCACCCACAGAGATAACTCCTGACATGCTCCCTCCTGCTCCAGCAAATTTTATCGAACCCAACAAGAGACCTTTATCTTCCATGACTCCTATTATTGTCACCAAG GACAATCAGCTAGCTGGGGTCATGGGTGGTAGTGGCGGACTTTTCATCATTCCAGCGGTGATACAAGTCTTTCTTAATCATTTTGTCATGAGGATGGAACCTTTAACTGCAGTTGAGAGTCCAAGGGTCTATCACAAG TTAATACCCAATACTGTGTTGTACGAAAACTGGACAGTAATAGATGGCAAGCACATAGAACTTGCAGGGGACAGAAAAGCTTTCTTGGAGGAAAGGGGTCATCAGTTGCTGGCTCAGGCAGGGGGAGCTATTGTCCAGCTTGTTGTTCAGACCCTCCAAAGCCCCATCCACGTGGACAGAGAAAATTCGAGAGATTCTGTAAATGCCCAAATACTCCATGGAACGCTCACAGCAGTGAGCGATCTAAGAAAAGATGGCAGGCCTGCAGCAATTTGA
- the LOC133674384 gene encoding glutathione hydrolase 3 isoform X1, protein MGRQSTVAPLLGTDVSSTNYHIYGKKNWSRKALCFFLASVTIITTVGLLTFGAHFTCWVLRGGKNYSERIEVNNAEIVESEQGVVAADDARCSEIGASMLRQGGHAVDAAVSTALCVGVVNPVGSGIGGGAFMIVRSSSTSKTQAYDMRETAPGAASQNMYANNLNNKYSGALSMGVPGEIAGLHEAWLQHGRLNWRTLFQPAIKLARDGFVVAPYLASSIAKCAEKIMNDPGLQQVFAPNGRLLQAGDKCTNLELAQSLEAVAEQGPQAFYNGTVGEKFVKDVRDAGGILTMEDLKNYKVDIMDALAANVTGYTIYGMPPPSSGTLGMSLVLNILNSYGSSKAAEGNLGLHRLIEAMKHMFAVRMNLGDPAFINTAKYMSEMLSQSYADKIQKMIVDNTTFPPEYYMNMESRWSQLRDHGTSHFCIVDAERNAVSMTTTINYGFGAGVLSPSTGILLNNEMGDFSAPTEITPDMLPPAPANFIEPNKRPLSSMTPIIVTKDNQLAGVMGGSGGLFIIPAVIQVFLNHFVMRMEPLTAVESPRVYHKLIPNTVLYENWTVIDGKHIELAGDRKAFLEERGHQLLAQAGGAIVQLVVQTLQSPIHVDRENSRDSVNAQILHGTLTAVSDLRKDGRPAAI, encoded by the exons ATGGGGCGACAGAGCACCGTAGCTCCGCTCTTGGGCACTGATGTCTcatcaacaaattatcatatttATGGCAAGAAGAATTGGAGTCGCAAAGCTTTGTGCTTCTTTCTTGCCTCCGTAACCATTATTACAA CTGTAGGCCTGCTAACTTTTGGAGCCCACTTCACTTGTTGGGTACTGAGAGGAGGAAAAAACTACAGTGAGAGGATTGAAGTTAACAATGCTGAGATTGTCGAGTCAGAACAAGGTGTTGTTGCTGCTGATGATGCTCGGTGTTCTGAAATCGGTGCATCAATGCTTAGACAAGGTGGGCATGCTGTTGATGCTGCAGTGTCAACTGCTTTGTGCGTTGGTGTTGTTAATCCAGTGGGAAGTGGAATAGGAGGTGGAGCTTTCATGATTGTCAGGTCTTCATCTACTTCTAAAACTCAAGCTTATGACATGAGAGAAACTGCTCCCGGGGCTGCTTCACAG AATATGTATGCAAACAACTTGAATAACAAGTATTCAGGTGCCCTGTCCATGGGAGTTCCCGGTGAGATTGCTGGCCTCCATGAAGCTTGGCTGCAACATGGGCGTTTGAATTGGAGGACTCTATTCCAACCTGCCATAAAACTTGCCAGGGATGGTTTTGTTGTTGCTCCCTATCTTGCATCTTCCATTGCTAAATGTGccgaaaaaatcatgaatgatCCTGGGTTGCAGCAAGTGTTCGCTCCGAATGGGAGGTTGTTACAAGCTGGTGATAAATGCACTAATCTGGAGCTAGCCCAAAGCCTGGAAGCAGTCGCAGAACAAGGCCCACAAGCCTTTTATAATGGCACTGTCGGCGAGAAATTTGTAAAAGATGTCAGAGATGCTGGTGGGATTCTAACGATGGAAGATCTAAAGAATTACAAGGTGGATATAATGGATGCCTTAGCTGCTAACGTTACGGGCTACACTATATATGGAATGCCACCACCTTCAAGTGGAACACTTGGAATGTCTCTG GTCTTAAACATCCTAAATAGTTATGGAAGTTCTAAAGCTGCAGAGGGAAATCTTGGTCTTCATCGCTTGATTGAAGCGATGAAGCACATGTTTGCCGTTCGAATGAACTTGGGGGACCCTGCTTTCATAAACACAGCCAAATATATGTCTGAAATGCTTTCCCAATCTTACGCTGATAAAATACAGAAAATGATAGTGGACAATACCACATTCCCTCCAGAATATTACATGAATATGGAAAG TAGGTGGAGTCAGCTTAGAGATCATGGAACCAGCCACTTTTGCATTGTGGATGCAGAGCGAAATGCTGTATCaatgacaacaacaataaattatGGTTTTGGAGCTGGAGTTCTCTCGCCCTCTACTGGAATTTTGCTCAACAATGAGATGGGTGATTTCTCAGCACCCACAGAGATAACTCCTGACATGCTCCCTCCTGCTCCAGCAAATTTTATCGAACCCAACAAGAGACCTTTATCTTCCATGACTCCTATTATTGTCACCAAG GACAATCAGCTAGCTGGGGTCATGGGTGGTAGTGGCGGACTTTTCATCATTCCAGCGGTGATACAAGTCTTTCTTAATCATTTTGTCATGAGGATGGAACCTTTAACTGCAGTTGAGAGTCCAAGGGTCTATCACAAG TTAATACCCAATACTGTGTTGTACGAAAACTGGACAGTAATAGATGGCAAGCACATAGAACTTGCAGGGGACAGAAAAGCTTTCTTGGAGGAAAGGGGTCATCAGTTGCTGGCTCAGGCAGGGGGAGCTATTGTCCAGCTTGTTGTTCAGACCCTCCAAAGCCCCATCCACGTGGACAGAGAAAATTCGAGAGATTCTGTAAATGCCCAAATACTCCATGGAACGCTCACAGCAGTGAGCGATCTAAGAAAAGATGGCAGGCCTGCAGCAATTTGA